Proteins encoded in a region of the Canis lupus dingo isolate Sandy chromosome 17, ASM325472v2, whole genome shotgun sequence genome:
- the LOC112664159 gene encoding 60S ribosomal protein L36a-like, translating to MVNVPKTRRTFCKKCGKHQPHKVTQYKKGKDSLYTQGKRRYDRKQSGYGGQTKPIFRKKAKTTKKIVLRLECVEPNCRSKRMLAIKRCKHFELGGGKKRKGQVIQF from the coding sequence ATGGTGAATGTTCCTAAAACCCGCCGGACTTTCTGCAAGAAGTGTGGTAAGCACCAACCCCACAAAGTGACACAGTACAAGAAAGGCAAAGATTCTCTTTACACCCAGGGAAAGCGGCGTTATGACCGGAAGCAGAGTGGCTATGGTGGGCAGACTAAGCCGATCTTCCGGAAAAAGGCTAAAACTACAAAGAAGATTGTGCTGAGGCTTGAATGTGTTGAGCCCAACTGCAGATCGAAGAGAATGCTGGCTATTAAGAGATGCAAGCATTTTGAACTGGGAGGAGGTAAGAAGAGAAAAGGCCAAGTGATCCAGTTCTAA